In Cryptomeria japonica chromosome 10, Sugi_1.0, whole genome shotgun sequence, a genomic segment contains:
- the LOC131041781 gene encoding uncharacterized protein LOC131041781: protein MGVYNGTKAAAPIAWSAQLYVTLVRGLPGTRKLHRRTLQAMGLRKCHHTVIKDNTSSIRGMINQVKRLVAVETEEMYKARLQREASLRALRSPIVVQHSYPSHSIPQQSKQT from the exons ATGGGGGTATATAATGGTACCAAGGCAGCTGCTCCCATAGCGTGGAGTGCACAACTTTATGTCACTCTTGTAAGAGGGCTCCCTGGGACAAGGAAGCTCCATAGGCGAACTCTTCAGGCTATGGGACTTCGAAAGTGCCACCACACTGTAATCAAGGACAATACATCTTCAATCAGAGGCATGATTAATCAG GTAAAGAGGCTAGTTGCAGTAGAAACTGAAGAAATGTACAAGGCCAGATTGCAGAGAGAAGCCTCATTGCGAGCTCTTAGGTCTCCTATTGTGGTCCAACATTCTTATCCTTCTCATTCAATTCCCCAGCAATCCAAGCAAACCTGA